The genomic segment TTTCGAGCGCGCGGTCGTGATCCTCTCGGAGATCGAGGCGGCGGACCAGGCGGTGACGCAGGCGCAATCGGCGCCGCGCGGGCTGCTCCGCGTCAACGCGCCGATGTCGTTCGGCACGATGCGGCTCGGGCCGGTGCTCGCCGATTTCATGGCGCTTTACCCGGAGCTTCAGCTCCAGATCGTGCTCAGCGACGATCTGCTCGATCCCGTGCAGGACGGCTTTGACGTGACGTTGCGGATCGCGGAGCTGGAATCGTCCAGCCTGATCGCGCGCAAGATCATGCCGGTGGCGCGCATGATCTGCGCCTCGCCGGATTACCTGGCGCGCCACGGCACGCCAAAACATCCGCAGGATCTGCGCGAGCATGCTTCGCTGACCTACGGCTTCCTGCTCACAGGCAATCAGTGGAAGCTCACAGGCAGCGACGGCGACCACTGGATCCAGCCGGCCTGGTCGCTCTGCGTCAACAACGCCGAGGTGCTGCGCGACGTCGCGATCAAGGGCCGGGGCCTGGCACTGCTGCCGGAGTTCATCGCCGCCGATGCGTTGCGGAAGGGCGAGCTGCGGACGGTGCTGGACAGCTATTCCGCACCGCCGCTAGCGCTCTATGCGGTCTATCCACCAACCCGGCACCTGTCAGTGAAGGTGCGGCTGCTCATCGATTTCCTGGTGGAGCGGTTTGGGCGGGAGGAGGACGAAGCCGGCGGGCGCAAAGCGACGACCCGCTAGAGGGAAGAGGTCAGTGGTCTTGCCGCAAAGCGCGAGACAGGTCGAGCTTGGGCCAGATGCCGAAGAGCGCCTTCGAAGCAGGTTTTGATCAGCTCGATCATGTCGCCCGTGCCGACTCAACTGAGAGTCCCGCATAGTTGGCTGGACACTATTATACCGCAGCGGAAACCTGAACTTTCTTCCGCTCGCTCGGACTCATACTTGCGTCCCGGCTTCGCGCCTTAGGACCAGAGAGCTTCAGCCGCTGCCGGGGCGTCGCCGAGGGCTCTCTTCCATGCCGCAGCGAAAAGCGGCGGCACGATGTGTAGCCCGCCGGCACTTCTCGACTTGAGTTCAACAAGCGCAGGAGGAGCCTATGCGGAAGTCTCTCACCTTTCTCCTTTCCGGACTGGCATTGGCGGTCGCGGCGTCACCCGCCTTAGCCGGCGAGCGGGTGCTTGAGTTCAAGCTGATCACGAAGCCGATCGACCTCAAGGTCATCGAGGCCGCAAACGTCGAAGGACAGACGGTTGTGTCTGGTAAGTTCTTTGGGGTTGCCGTCTTCAGCGATGGCCGCATCGGAGTGAAAGAGTTCGTGAATACTTCGGACCTGCTTAAAGGGTCGGGTCCCTTCTTCGGCTATAGCACTTACACGTTCGAGGAGGGCTCGATCACGGCGCGCTACACTGGTTCGGCCAAAGATGGAAAATCAACGGGCGAATACACGATCCTATCGGGCACAGGTGCTTATGCGAACGCCACGGGTACGGGAACAATCGAAAGCGCGCCGAACCCGTTCAAAGGCGTCAACCTGCTAAATATAAAGCTCGTCGTTAAAACGTCGGGCTCATGACACCGCAATGGTCACAGGTTTCCGGCACGAAGGAAGTTGATCCCTCGTGTGGGTGTTGGCCCGGCCGGCGGCACATTGCTGGCCGGGCGACCCGCTCAAGACCGATTGGAGTCGGAAGATTGATCCTGTTGACCAGCTGACTGGAGACAGTCCGCAGCCCGGCCTCAGCGCTGATCTGCTGCGGCGACGGTGTCACGGGCGGGCGCCGTCGCCCCACGGGTCTTGATCGTAGGCCTGCAGGATGCGGACAAAATCAGCCATGCTGGATTGATCTCGGTGTTCGGCTTCGGCCGCAACCTGAGCATTGGATGCAGGCTGGCTCCCTTGCCAAAACCGCGTGAGGAGATTGGCGATGTTTCTCATGGCGTACTCTCAGCAGCCAAATGTGACGGTCGACGCCAGGGTCTCGAAGCAGCATGCTGCCGCTCGATCAGGAGAAAGGCCGGCGGGCGCTACGCCACCGGACTTGTCCTGCAACTGCCGGCTCGCGGGGCCGGTTCCATTGCGTTTCATTCTGCGTTGGTAGATAGCAAGAGCACCTGGTCATTGCCATTGTGCGGGGGTATGACGTGACCATACTGACGTAGGTCAGACGCCATGGCGAATTTGGCTGCTGTCGAGGGATAGCGGGCTTTGGCAAGCCGTCCGCTCTGCAGATTTATGGACTCGCGCTAGCCGAGCAAGCGCTGCTCGGCGGGGCGGAGCAGATCGTCAAGCGCGCTCATCGACGCTTCCCGCAGCGCAGCGAGTTCGCGAGCGGCAGTCGGGCATTCCTGCAGCGGCATCGCGGGCGCGGCTTCCTCGACCTCGCGGCAGCGCTCGAACAGGCGGACGAGGCCGAGCGCGCTTGCCGCGCTGCCGAGCTGATGCGCGGATCGCGCGAGCTGCTTGTGATCGCCGGCCGCCGCGGCCGTGGCGATGTCGTCGATCAGTCGCTCGCCCGTCTGCTGGAGAAGCTGCTGGAGCTTGTCGATTTGCGTCGCGCCCAGCAGCTCCCGCTGGTCGTCGAGGAAAACCCGATCAATCAGTTCGTGGGCCGCGAGTTGCGCGGCTGCCGGCTCGACTGCCTGATCATCCTCGATCGCCTCGCGTAGCGCGTTGATCAGGATCGGCTTGCTCACGACCTTGGCGATGCCAGCGCCCGCGAGCCGATCGCGGGCACTGCGCGAGACGTCGGCGGTCACGGCGACGAGGCGCGGCATCTTGGCAAGACCGAGCTCGCCGATCCGCGAGGCGGCCTCGACGCCGTCCATGTCGGGCATGTGCAGGTCCATCAGGATGACGTCGAAGGCCTGATCGCGGGCGAGCTCGATGGCGGAGGCGCCGTTCCTCGCGATCGTGGCGTGGTGGCCGAGCCGGTGCAGGATGGCTGCGCCGACCTCGCAATTGACGGGGTCATCGTCGACCAGGAGCACGCGGAGCTGCCGCGACGGCGGCGCGAGCGCGCCTTGCGCCACGCTGTCTCCGGCAAGACCGAGCGGCACTTGAAGCGTGAACGTGCTGCCTGCGCCGGGCGCGCTCTCGACCTTGAGCTCGCCGCGCATCAGGCGGCTGAGGCGGCGCGCGATCGCAAGGCCAAGGCCGGTGCCGCCGAACCGCCGCGCGATGCTGTCGTCGGCCTGGACGAAATCCTCGAAGATCCGCTCGTGCAACTCGGGCGCGATGCCGATGCCGGTGTCGCGAACATTGATGCGCAGCAGGAGGTGATCGTCGCGCCGCCCGGCCGCCGCGCTCACGCCGATGCCGCCGCTTGGGGTGAACTTGATCGCGTTGCCGATCAGGTTGAGCAGGATGCGATTGAGCCTGACGGGATCGCCATGCGCGGCGGTGTCGACCGTCGCATCGCAGGCGAGGTCGAAGCGCAGGCCCTTGTCCAGGGCTTGCGGGCGCATCAGGTCGACGGCGGCTTCGATGAGCTGGTCGAGACGGAAGTCGCGCGTCTCCAGAATTTCCGTGCTCGCTTCGAGGCGCGCATATTCCAGCACTGCATCGACCAGCGCGATCAGCGTTTCGCCCGACGCCGCCGCGGTGGCGAGGTGGCGGCGCTGGGCCTCGCTGAGGCTGCCGTCGTCCAACAATTGCAGCACCCCCATGACGCCGTTGAGCGGCGTGCGCAGCTCGTGGCTGACGACGGCCAGGAAGCGCGACTTGGTCTCGTTGGCCGCCACCGCCGCGCTGCGCGCGCGCTCGGCGGCGTCGTGCTCGGCGAGCGCGTGGTCGCGCGCCTTTTCCAGCTCGGAGGTGCGCTCGATCACCTTGCGCTCGAGCGTGGCGTAGGATTCGCGCAAATGCGCCGCCATGCGGTTGAACTGCTCGCCGAGCGCCTCCAGCTCGTCGCCGGTCTTGATCGCGAGCCGCGAGTTGAGGTCGCCGCTGCCGATCCGCTTGGCTCCTTGGGTCAGCAACTGGATCGGCACGGTCATGCGCCGGCTGAGAACCAGCGAGACCAACACCGCACCGGCCAGCAGGATGACGAGGAGGAAGGTCGAGCGGCCGATCGAGGCGTAGATCGGCGCGTAGGCTTCGGTGAGCGGCAGCTCGACGAACACCAGCCAGCCGAGCGAAGGCACCGTCGCATAGGTCGACAGCACCCGTTGGCCGGACAGATCCTCCTTGACGAGGCCGCCCGAAGGCGGCCCGACGCCGTCGAGCGCGGCGCGGACGTCGGCATGGCCGGAGAGATCGCTGCGCTGGAGCGCCCGCCACAAATCGGGATGCGCGATCAAGACGCCCTTGCGGTCGACCACATAGGCCTTGCCGGTGTTGCCGACCCTGATCCCGGCGACCAGGTCCCAGATGAAGCGCAGATTGACCTCGGCGACGATCACATCGGGAGCGCGGCCGGTGCCGCGCGTGGCGAGCGTCATGAACGGTTCGGTGTCGCCGAAGAAGTAGACCGGTCCGTAATAGGCCCGGCTGTCATTGGCGCCGCGGAAGGCGGGCGTCGTGGAGAGATCGATCTTGCTGCCGATCCTGTCGGCGACACGGCGCGACACACGCACCTGCTCGCGGCCCTGCGCGTCGAGCTGGGCGATCTCGGCGATCGCGGGCGAGAGGCGCAGGAGGCGGATGGCGTTCAGCCGCTCGTCCTCGTTGGTCGAGAGCTCCGGCGGCAGGCGCGCAAGCCACCTGATCTGGTTCTCGATCTGGCCGATGAACTGGCCGATCTGAATGGCTGCGGAGGCGGCCTGCTCGCGCTGGGTCGCCGCCAGCAGCTGCTTCTGCTCGCGATAGGAGAACCAGACGTCGAAGCCGGTGTTGATGGCGAGCGCGGCAAAGGCGAGGGCGACGATCGAGTAGAGATATTTCCTGAACAACCGGCCGGGAGGCGTCCGCGAAGGTCCCTGGTCGACCGGCTCGTTCACTCGCGGATCTCGTCGGCGCGCGCGAGCAGCGTGAATGGGATCGTCAAGCCGAGCGTGCGGGCGACCGTGCGGTTGATCAAGAGCTCGTATTTGCGCGGCGATTGCACCGGAAGATCCCCGGCCTTGGTGCCGCGCAGGATGAGATCGACATAATCGGCCGAGCGCACCTCGAGCGTCGGTCCGTAGCTCATCAGCCCGCCGGCATCCATGAAGTAATGGAACGGATAGATCATGGGCACGCGGTATTTGGCGGCTGCCGTGACGACCGCCTGCCGGTTGACCACGAGAAAGCTGTCGACCAGCGCAAGCATCGCCGCCTTGGGCGATTCGGAGAAGCGCCTGATGGCGTCATCGATCTCCGTCGGCGCGTTGACGGGGGCGGGCACCGCGGACACGCCGGACACTGCGGCCTCCTGCTCGATCGAGTCGAGAAAGAAGCGCCCGCCGCGCGGCGTGGTCGCCGGGTTGAACAGGACGCCGACGCGCGCGACGTCGGGCACGGCCTCGCGGATCAGCTGGAGCCATTTGCCGCCCATCTCGGCGGTGCTGTTGGTGAAGCCGGTGACGTTGCCGCCGGGATGCGCCAGGCTTTCGACGAAGCCGTTGCCGACCGGATCGTTGGCGGTCGCAAACACGACCGGGATGGTCTTGGTGGCGGCAAGCACGGCGGCGGTCTCGACCGTCGACCCGGTCAGGATCACGTCCGGCCTGAGGTCGAGCAATTCCTGGACGGCCGTCTTCAGCCTGTCCGGTGCGCCGAAGGTCGAACGAAGCTCGAGGCGGAAGTTGACGCCTTCAACCCAGCCGCGCTGGCGCAAGCCGGCGACGAGGTTGCCCAGGCGAGAGCTCGCGCTGTCGATCATGCCGCGTCTGGTCAGCTCGTCGTCGAGCGGCAATGCGGTGAGCGAGGCGACGATCCGCATGCGATCGGTCGTTGTGCCGAGCGCGATCCAGCCCGCGACCGATGCACTTGCAAGGCGAAGGACATCGCGGCGGGCAACCGCCGGCACAGTGTGGGCAGGAGCGCGCCGCTCGATCATGAAATGCTTCGCAAGATTTTCCCCAGGCGGTTGCATAACGCGAAAGGCTGGTGACCACAATTGATCAAAAAATGCGCTTGTGAATGTTCATTCGCAGCGTTTGGCAGCCCGATACCGTATGCCTTTGCTGCCAAGGAGTCGCTGTTTCGAATCTCGTCTTCTCCGTGACTCTTGTAACGCCTTGCGGCGCTGCAACAATTTCCGTCCGGCTGCGACGACGGTTCGGGGAAGCCGGTTTCGCTGCTGCTGATTTTTGAAGCGTTGTTTCAGGTTTTTCGAAGGTTTTCGATGCGCAGAATCTATCTCATTCCGGCCCTCGTCGGCCTGCTCACCTCCGTTGCAGTCGGGCCGGTCGCGGCCCAGGGCGCCGTGCCGAAGCAGAAGGCGGCGCCGGCGCCCAAGGCCAGTGCTGCCGGGACGCCGGTTGCTGCCGGTGCGACATCTGCGGTTGCAGCCGAGACGCCAGTCGCCGACGACAAGATCAAGGCGATCGATGGCTTCCGCTCGGCCAAGTTCGGCATGAACGAGGCCGACGTGCGCGCGGCGATGACCAAGGATTTCAACGCCAAGCCCGACGCCATCAGGTCACAGGACAACGCGTCCGAACTGACGCACAGCATTCTGCTGTCCGTTCCGGAGCTGCTGCCGAACGGCGGCACCGCCGAGCTCTCCTACGTGCTCGGCTACAAGTCGAAGTCGCTGATCCAGGTCGGCGCGGTCTGGTCGAAGGGGACCGACACCGCGATGACGCCGGAGAAGCTGTTCTCCAACGCCAACATCCTGCGCGCCCATTTCATGGGCGAGGGCTTCAAGCCCGACTCCATCGCGGTCAACATGCCCGTCGCCGGCGGCATCGTGATGTTCCGCGGCAGCGACGCCAAGGATCGCTCGGTGATCCTGCTGCTCCAGGGCACGTTCGAGACCAAGGAGAGCAACCGCGTGCTGACGCCGACCAGCCTACTGCTGTTCTACGTCGCCGACGCCAAGAGCCCCGACATCTTCAAGCTTCCGCCCGGCCAGTTCTGATGCCGGCCCATCGCGACATTCTCCCACCCGGTCGTGGATCGGCGCCAATGCCGGTGAAGAGGATCTGAAATGCGCGGGCTATCTGCGAGGCGAGACACTGACGAACGGGGCCTGCGCGGACTTGCGCAGTTCCGCTCGATGTCGCTGCTCTGCGCGATGCAGATGGTCTTCCTGCCGGTGTACAGCGTCCGCGTTCAGGCGCAGACCGCGAACGTCATCGTTCCCGACGGACGGACTGGAACCAGCCTTCAGACCTCCGGCAGCGTCACCAATGTCACGACGTCGACGGTCTCGGGCAACAATGCCTTCAACTCGTTCTCGCAGTTCAGCGTCGGGCAGGGCAACACCGTCAATCTGCAACTGCCGACCGGCACGCAGAACCTCGTCAACATCGTTCGCGACGCGCCAGTCTACATCAACGGCACGCTGAATTCCTACATGAACGGCGCGATCGGCGGTAACGTCTACTTCGCCGATCCCAAGGGGTTCGTGGTCGGCCGCAGCGGCGTGGTCAATGTCGGCAGCCTCAACGTCTCGACGCCGACGCGCGAGTTCACCGACAGCCTGATCGGTCCCGGAGGCGCGATCAACGGCACGGCCGTCGGCAATCTCATGGCGGGCTCGTTCCCGGTCTCGCCGGACGGCAACATCCGCATCTACGGCCGGATCAACGCTCAGGACGGCGTGCGCCTGACCGGGCAGAACGTCTATGTTGGCGGCGCCAGCCAGCGCGACATCGCCAATCTCGACCATGCCGCCAAGTTCGCGGCCTCGGTCAACTCAAAGGGCCTGCGCAGCGCCAGCGCCATCACGGTGAGCAACGGCTCGATCCATATCGGTGCCGTCAACAACGCCAGGGTCAACGGCCGGCTGACCGCGCGCAGCAAGACCACGACGCCGAGCAACATCACGGTGCAGGCCGGCAACAACATCGATATCGGCAGGAACGCCAGGCTGAATATCGCGAGCAAGTCCGGCGATGCCGGCGAGATCCGCCTGAAGGCGGCGCAGAACCTGACCGTGGCGGGCGGGGCCAGGTTCAACGCCAGCGCGAAGACGGGCAATGCGGGCCTGGTCGATTTCAGCGCGAACGGCATCATCGATGTCGGCCGCGGCGTTTCCGTCAACCTTACCGCGCCGAACGGCAAGGCCGGCACGCTGCTGTTCGATCCGATCGACCTGGTGGTCGGCGACGCCAGCCAGGGCGACACCGGCGTGACCCTGTCGAACAGCTCGATCGCGAATGCGCTGGCCGGGCTCAGCGCAGGCGCCGACTACCTCATCCAGGCGGACAATTCGATCACGCTTGCCGCGCATGCGGTGATCGACGCCCGTCGGCTCGATGGATCCGGCCATTCGACCGGGAACGCCAACAACGTCATCATCGACGCGCCGAACATCCAGATCATGAATGGCGCGCAGATCCTGGCCCAGTCGGTCAATTTCGGCGGGACCACCTATACCGACGGCAATGTGACGCTGAGAGCAACGGCGAGCGACATCAAGCTGTCCGGCCAGGCCACCGCGGCGACGGCAATCACCGTCGACGGCAAGATCACCGGCGGCATCGTCTCGATCACCGCGACCTCGACCGCCGTATCGAGTTTCCTTGACGGTTCGCCAGTCGGAGCCCTGGCGCTCGTCGGCTCGACGCTTGCCGGTTCGCTGCTGGGCCTCAATGGCGGCTATGTCGCCGCCAGCGCCACCGCGACCATCAACATCAACAGCCATGCCGACATCAACGGCCGTGGCGATGTCACCATTTCAGCGCATGCATCGGAAACCGCCTCGGACCCGGCGATCGCGTCCACCTTGCTCGGCAGCCTCACGCCGGTTGCGGCCGGCGTGGTTGTGGGCAAGATCGACGGGGTCGCCACGACCAACATTGCCTCGGGCGCGACGGTCAATGCCGGCGGCAACCTCGAGATCAAGGCGCTCAACGACGCCACCATTGCCATCTCTGCTCTCGCGGCATCGACGAGCGCGCAGATCGTCCCGACGGTGGCCTATTCCAAGGGATCGGTGACGACGGTCGCGAACGTCGAGAGCGGCGCGCATATCGCAGCCGGCACCGTGAACACGAGCGGCAGCACGCTGAAGGTGCGCGCGATCAACAACAATTCCTTCTCGACCAGCGCAACGTCGGTTGCGGCACCCGGATTAGGGGCGAGCGGCGCCGTCGGCGGTGCGTTCGCCATCAGCGACATCACGACGTCAGTGACCGCGACGCTCGGCGCATCGCTCGGAACCGATACCGCCAACCGGATGAACGGTTCCGTACTGGTCGAGGCGACGTCCGACACGACCAGCAATTCCACGATGGCGTCGTCCATCGCGGGCCTGCCGGCGCTGATCGCGGCGATCGAGAGAGGACTGCGCGCCGTCACCGCACCGACGTCGATCATCCAGGACCACATGTCCTCGCTGGTGCCGCTGAACTTCAATTTCAAGGCCGCAGGTGCGCTCTCGCTGGCCAACAGCACCCAGAGCGCGACCGCTGCGATCGCGCAGAATCCGAGCGGCGGCGCGCCGAGCATCTATGCCAGCGGCAACGTCGCCGTCGCCAGCAACGTCATCGATCGCGGCGTTCGCAGCAATGCGACGGCCAGCGCGATCACCAAGGACGTGGTGTCGGGCG from the Bradyrhizobium sp. WBAH42 genome contains:
- a CDS encoding LysR family transcriptional regulator, which gives rise to MDKLGSLRAFVKVVESGSFAEAGRQLRLSRSAISKYIADLEESLGVQLLNRTTRHASPTENGQRYFERAVVILSEIEAADQAVTQAQSAPRGLLRVNAPMSFGTMRLGPVLADFMALYPELQLQIVLSDDLLDPVQDGFDVTLRIAELESSSLIARKIMPVARMICASPDYLARHGTPKHPQDLREHASLTYGFLLTGNQWKLTGSDGDHWIQPAWSLCVNNAEVLRDVAIKGRGLALLPEFIAADALRKGELRTVLDSYSAPPLALYAVYPPTRHLSVKVRLLIDFLVERFGREEDEAGGRKATTR
- a CDS encoding hybrid sensor histidine kinase/response regulator, coding for MNEPVDQGPSRTPPGRLFRKYLYSIVALAFAALAINTGFDVWFSYREQKQLLAATQREQAASAAIQIGQFIGQIENQIRWLARLPPELSTNEDERLNAIRLLRLSPAIAEIAQLDAQGREQVRVSRRVADRIGSKIDLSTTPAFRGANDSRAYYGPVYFFGDTEPFMTLATRGTGRAPDVIVAEVNLRFIWDLVAGIRVGNTGKAYVVDRKGVLIAHPDLWRALQRSDLSGHADVRAALDGVGPPSGGLVKEDLSGQRVLSTYATVPSLGWLVFVELPLTEAYAPIYASIGRSTFLLVILLAGAVLVSLVLSRRMTVPIQLLTQGAKRIGSGDLNSRLAIKTGDELEALGEQFNRMAAHLRESYATLERKVIERTSELEKARDHALAEHDAAERARSAAVAANETKSRFLAVVSHELRTPLNGVMGVLQLLDDGSLSEAQRRHLATAAASGETLIALVDAVLEYARLEASTEILETRDFRLDQLIEAAVDLMRPQALDKGLRFDLACDATVDTAAHGDPVRLNRILLNLIGNAIKFTPSGGIGVSAAAGRRDDHLLLRINVRDTGIGIAPELHERIFEDFVQADDSIARRFGGTGLGLAIARRLSRLMRGELKVESAPGAGSTFTLQVPLGLAGDSVAQGALAPPSRQLRVLLVDDDPVNCEVGAAILHRLGHHATIARNGASAIELARDQAFDVILMDLHMPDMDGVEAASRIGELGLAKMPRLVAVTADVSRSARDRLAGAGIAKVVSKPILINALREAIEDDQAVEPAAAQLAAHELIDRVFLDDQRELLGATQIDKLQQLLQQTGERLIDDIATAAAAGDHKQLARSAHQLGSAASALGLVRLFERCREVEEAAPAMPLQECPTAARELAALREASMSALDDLLRPAEQRLLG
- a CDS encoding ABC transporter substrate-binding protein translates to MIERRAPAHTVPAVARRDVLRLASASVAGWIALGTTTDRMRIVASLTALPLDDELTRRGMIDSASSRLGNLVAGLRQRGWVEGVNFRLELRSTFGAPDRLKTAVQELLDLRPDVILTGSTVETAAVLAATKTIPVVFATANDPVGNGFVESLAHPGGNVTGFTNSTAEMGGKWLQLIREAVPDVARVGVLFNPATTPRGGRFFLDSIEQEAAVSGVSAVPAPVNAPTEIDDAIRRFSESPKAAMLALVDSFLVVNRQAVVTAAAKYRVPMIYPFHYFMDAGGLMSYGPTLEVRSADYVDLILRGTKAGDLPVQSPRKYELLINRTVARTLGLTIPFTLLARADEIRE